A portion of the Halalkalicoccus subterraneus genome contains these proteins:
- a CDS encoding NAD-dependent epimerase/dehydratase family protein, translating into MNVLVTGGAGFIGSHLVDALATEHDVAVLDDFSSGRRSNVHSSATVIEGNIRDERRLKKAVGTADVVFHEAASVSVDRSIEDPIGSHAVNVDGTLSLLEAARQHDTRCVLASSAAIYGQPESVPIEESAPKTPESPYGVEKLSIDQYARVYNDLYDLPTVALRYFNVYGPRQTAGDYSGVISTFLEQARNDEPITVHGDGTQTRDFVHVSDVVQANLRAMETDAVGEAYNVATGKTVTITELAHTIKSVTGSDSEIVHIEGRTGDIDRSCAKTEKARSRLGYEPTITLEDGLQTLT; encoded by the coding sequence GTGAACGTACTTGTTACTGGGGGAGCCGGGTTCATCGGGAGCCACCTTGTCGACGCGCTCGCCACGGAGCACGACGTCGCCGTCCTCGATGACTTCTCGAGCGGCCGTCGTTCGAACGTCCATTCCTCCGCGACCGTTATTGAGGGGAACATCCGTGACGAGCGCCGTCTCAAAAAGGCCGTTGGGACCGCCGACGTGGTCTTCCACGAGGCCGCGAGCGTCAGCGTCGACCGCTCGATCGAGGACCCGATCGGAAGTCACGCGGTCAACGTCGACGGGACCCTCTCGCTGCTGGAGGCCGCACGGCAACACGACACTCGGTGTGTTCTCGCTTCGAGCGCGGCGATCTACGGCCAGCCCGAGTCGGTGCCGATCGAGGAATCGGCACCGAAAACACCCGAATCGCCCTACGGCGTCGAGAAACTGAGCATCGACCAGTACGCCCGCGTCTACAACGACCTCTACGACCTGCCGACGGTCGCGCTCCGATATTTCAACGTCTACGGCCCGCGACAGACGGCCGGCGACTACAGCGGCGTCATCAGCACGTTTCTCGAACAGGCACGAAACGACGAACCGATCACGGTCCACGGTGACGGGACTCAGACGCGGGATTTCGTCCACGTCTCGGACGTCGTGCAGGCGAATCTCCGAGCGATGGAGACCGACGCGGTCGGCGAAGCCTACAACGTCGCCACGGGCAAAACCGTCACGATAACCGAACTCGCCCACACGATCAAAAGCGTCACCGGCTCGGACTCGGAGATCGTCCACATCGAGGGTCGAACCGGGGATATTGACCGTAGTTGTGCGAAAACCGAGAAGGCTCGTAGTCGGCTGGGGTACGAGCCGACGATCACGCTTGAAGACGGGCTTCAGACGCTGACCTGA
- a CDS encoding ABC transporter substrate-binding protein, translating into MECKLACPGGTTRREYLAYGGAVVGGSLLAGCMGETSEADEGSAGSTGNGDSYTVTMSPTGEVTFDAPPESVFTRLTHHAGMAFALGRGNGVNAMHAPAHYDALWNQFVERLPGVSLDWSGVYSSWEPEKEALYELDSDVHLADPAGVARDTGWSRDDFDEIAENVGPWFGNSLSDLHQEPPEEWADGYEYYTLWEQFELVAEAFQEQARYRELAAIREEVLGAVEADLPLADERPTLALVGLSDIEEIYVYATDAPGFLSSHLRPFEPDDAFDGAVTTNAQVDMEALLEADPDVILALGGMAPETEMATIRDDLRDHPVAREIAAVENDRIYAQGARYQGPVLNLFQIEMVAKQLYPERFGAWPVYESGPYPEIPRDEQLFDRERVAEIINGEI; encoded by the coding sequence ATGGAATGCAAACTGGCGTGCCCCGGAGGAACGACGCGGCGTGAGTACCTGGCGTACGGCGGCGCGGTCGTCGGTGGCAGTCTGCTCGCGGGCTGTATGGGCGAAACGAGCGAGGCGGACGAGGGGTCCGCAGGAAGCACCGGGAACGGGGATTCGTACACGGTGACGATGTCTCCCACCGGCGAGGTCACGTTCGACGCACCGCCCGAGAGCGTGTTCACGCGGCTGACCCACCATGCCGGCATGGCGTTCGCCCTCGGGCGCGGCAACGGGGTTAACGCGATGCACGCGCCTGCACACTACGACGCGCTGTGGAACCAGTTCGTCGAGCGCCTCCCCGGCGTCTCGCTCGACTGGTCGGGGGTGTACTCCTCGTGGGAGCCCGAAAAGGAAGCGCTGTACGAACTCGACAGTGACGTTCATCTCGCGGATCCAGCGGGGGTCGCGCGGGACACCGGCTGGAGCCGGGACGACTTCGACGAGATCGCCGAGAACGTCGGCCCCTGGTTCGGCAACTCGCTGAGCGATCTCCACCAGGAGCCTCCCGAGGAGTGGGCGGACGGCTACGAGTACTACACGCTGTGGGAGCAGTTCGAGCTCGTCGCGGAGGCGTTTCAGGAGCAGGCCCGATACCGGGAGCTCGCGGCGATCCGCGAGGAGGTGCTCGGGGCCGTCGAGGCGGATCTCCCGCTGGCCGACGAGCGCCCGACGCTCGCGCTGGTCGGCCTGAGCGATATCGAGGAGATCTACGTCTACGCCACCGATGCGCCCGGGTTTCTGTCGTCTCACCTCCGTCCGTTCGAGCCCGACGACGCGTTCGACGGTGCGGTCACCACCAACGCCCAAGTGGACATGGAGGCGCTGCTGGAGGCGGATCCCGACGTGATCCTCGCGCTCGGTGGGATGGCTCCGGAGACGGAGATGGCGACGATCCGGGACGACCTGCGTGATCACCCGGTCGCCCGCGAGATCGCCGCGGTCGAGAACGACCGCATCTACGCCCAGGGCGCACGGTACCAGGGCCCGGTTCTCAACCTGTTTCAGATCGAGATGGTCGCGAAACAGCTCTACCCCGAGCGGTTCGGCGCGTGGCCGGTCTACGAGAGCGGTCCCTACCCCGAGATCCCACGTGACGAACAGCTGTTCGACCGTGAGCGAGTCGCGGAGATCATCAACGGGGAGATCTGA
- a CDS encoding metal-dependent hydrolase, translating into MAEWLSHVLIAYALATLLSWRWSWITPQYKTLAMIGSFVPDLNRFELLISEHTVEALLGIPFSWSPLHFLSGSLLAVAIGSLLVAPRYRTRVFSVLALGVATHHAIDLFLVSLSGHSYSILWPLTQYAPPTPSLYLSTDRWPALVAGAVAGIVRLLDERSG; encoded by the coding sequence ATGGCCGAGTGGCTCTCCCACGTACTGATCGCCTACGCGCTCGCGACGCTGCTCTCGTGGCGCTGGTCGTGGATCACGCCACAGTACAAGACGCTCGCCATGATCGGATCGTTCGTCCCCGATCTCAACCGGTTCGAGCTCCTCATCAGCGAACACACCGTCGAAGCCCTTCTCGGAATCCCCTTCTCGTGGAGCCCGCTGCACTTTCTCAGCGGTTCGCTCCTCGCCGTCGCGATCGGCTCGCTGCTGGTCGCCCCGCGCTATCGCACCCGGGTGTTCTCGGTGCTGGCTCTGGGGGTGGCGACCCACCACGCTATCGACCTCTTTCTCGTCAGCCTCTCGGGGCACTCGTATTCGATCCTCTGGCCGCTGACCCAGTACGCGCCGCCGACGCCGAGCCTCTACCTGAGTACCGACCGCTGGCCGGCACTCGTTGCGGGCGCTGTCGCGGGGATCGTTCGGCTGCTCGACGAGCGATCGGGGTGA
- a CDS encoding DNA-directed RNA polymerase subunit epsilon has translation MGSDADPEPEPSAEHGWESGFDGAEWIDTRSGSGSLTRAEAQRDGLVRRWDVLTPSATIIGRADSPENDLSENVRRLHDEQHPATKGHSTRTHYLDRLRTTHALCNALDLTPWQRDRALGVMEDLDLTAFGSQRAIPKVALVVIRHIVDVERRSYLGLDDLDARAITESRLEELFGQYKANDITDEPAFRRLAAQHDLDTTSLNRLRRTLKTQLGEGIGATPYGRNPHRDPNLPSVRDANETPDEPNERNPNE, from the coding sequence ATGGGCTCCGACGCCGACCCCGAACCCGAACCGTCCGCGGAACACGGGTGGGAAAGCGGGTTCGACGGCGCGGAGTGGATCGATACCCGGTCGGGATCGGGATCGTTGACGCGCGCGGAAGCACAGCGGGACGGACTCGTCCGCCGCTGGGACGTCCTGACGCCGAGCGCGACGATCATCGGGCGCGCCGACTCGCCCGAAAACGACCTCTCGGAGAACGTCCGGCGACTCCACGACGAACAACACCCGGCGACGAAGGGCCATAGCACCCGCACGCACTACCTCGACCGACTGCGAACGACCCATGCACTCTGTAACGCGCTCGATCTCACGCCCTGGCAGCGCGACCGTGCCCTCGGCGTGATGGAGGACCTCGACCTCACCGCCTTCGGGAGCCAGCGGGCGATCCCGAAGGTCGCGCTCGTGGTGATCCGCCATATCGTCGACGTCGAACGCCGGAGCTACCTCGGGCTGGACGACCTCGACGCGAGGGCGATCACCGAATCGCGCCTCGAGGAGCTGTTCGGCCAGTACAAGGCAAACGACATCACTGACGAGCCGGCGTTCCGCCGACTCGCGGCCCAGCACGACCTCGATACGACGAGCCTCAACCGGCTCAGGCGCACGTTGAAGACGCAACTCGGGGAAGGGATCGGCGCGACTCCCTACGGCCGCAACCCGCATCGAGATCCCAACCTGCCGAGCGTGCGGGACGCGAACGAGACGCCGGACGAACCCAACGAACGAAACCCAAACGAGTAG
- the aglM gene encoding UDP-glucose 6-dehydrogenase AglM, protein MNIAVVGSGYVGTTIAACFADLGHQVTALDIDEEVVERLNRGEAPIHEPGLEELLEEYAGKRLQATTDYEAIRECDVIFLALPTPSREDGSIDASIIETGARSVGKALAGGDREHLVVVKSTVIPGTTEETLIPAIEDGAGEAVGERIRIGMNPEFLREGSAVTDFLEPDKVVLGAADEWGRERLFEVFEPLIERADPAVVEATIREAEMIKYANNAFLASKISLINEIGNICKEFGIDAYRVADAIGLDDRIGEQFLRSGVGWGGSCFPKDVDALRAAARQVGYEPELLDSVVAVNDHQPERMLELLDRHVDVEGARIAVLGLAFKPGTDDIRNSRAIPVIEGLAERGAEVVAYDPVATGNMRERFPEVEYADSAAEALSDADGTLVVTDWDEFAALEEAFETMATPVVIDGRRIVEPTPAITYEGLTW, encoded by the coding sequence ATGAACATCGCAGTCGTCGGCAGCGGCTACGTCGGGACGACGATCGCCGCCTGTTTCGCCGATCTGGGCCATCAGGTGACGGCGCTCGACATCGACGAGGAGGTCGTCGAGCGGCTCAACAGGGGGGAGGCACCGATACACGAACCGGGGCTGGAGGAACTCCTCGAGGAGTACGCCGGCAAACGTCTGCAAGCGACCACCGACTACGAAGCGATTCGGGAGTGTGACGTGATCTTCCTCGCGTTGCCGACGCCTTCTCGGGAGGACGGATCGATCGACGCTTCAATCATCGAAACGGGGGCGCGCTCGGTCGGAAAAGCGCTCGCGGGCGGCGATCGCGAACACCTCGTCGTCGTCAAGAGTACGGTCATTCCCGGAACCACGGAGGAAACGCTGATCCCGGCGATCGAGGACGGCGCCGGCGAGGCCGTCGGCGAGCGGATCCGGATCGGGATGAACCCCGAGTTCCTCCGGGAGGGCTCGGCGGTGACGGACTTCCTCGAACCGGACAAGGTGGTGCTCGGCGCCGCCGACGAGTGGGGCCGCGAGCGGCTCTTCGAGGTGTTCGAGCCCCTGATCGAGCGGGCCGACCCGGCCGTCGTCGAGGCCACGATCCGGGAGGCGGAGATGATCAAGTACGCGAACAACGCGTTTCTGGCCTCGAAGATCAGCCTGATCAACGAGATCGGGAACATCTGCAAGGAGTTCGGGATCGACGCCTATCGGGTCGCCGACGCGATCGGGCTCGACGACCGAATCGGCGAGCAGTTCCTCCGCTCGGGCGTCGGCTGGGGTGGCTCGTGTTTCCCCAAGGACGTCGATGCCCTGCGCGCTGCGGCCCGGCAGGTCGGCTACGAGCCCGAACTGCTCGATTCAGTCGTCGCAGTCAACGACCACCAACCCGAGCGGATGCTCGAACTGCTCGATCGACACGTCGACGTCGAGGGCGCGCGGATCGCCGTCCTCGGGCTGGCGTTCAAACCCGGCACCGACGACATCCGCAACTCGCGGGCGATCCCCGTCATTGAAGGGCTGGCAGAACGCGGGGCCGAGGTCGTCGCCTACGACCCGGTCGCGACCGGGAACATGCGCGAACGGTTCCCCGAGGTCGAGTACGCCGACTCAGCCGCCGAGGCGCTGTCGGACGCCGACGGCACGCTCGTCGTGACCGACTGGGACGAGTTCGCCGCCCTCGAAGAGGCGTTCGAGACGATGGCCACGCCGGTCGTCATCGACGGCCGGCGGATCGTCGAGCCGACCCCGGCGATCACCTACGAGGGGCTGACCTGGTAA
- a CDS encoding glycosyltransferase has product MKIAYILSQNSGGLPHYAAQLSNAVAKHADVTVLKAEETTADDVFTEDVRVLNTFKSMNISLPELRKFNFDIRRNLKALASYKNLRLIETIDPDIVHDPTGLFPQVKFYANRYRLDEKYPFIVTHHEISVERVPLSRPPDALEGIVDALISDLDIRHSIVHTENQRTVLRNRIPDSEAVSVIPHGVNDMFGDYDYEELPEEDHTVLFFGHIIPAKGIDTLVKAIPLVRKQVPDVTLVIAGNGRLGKRSREIIDRHPENFEVHDHFIPNDRVGEFFSRAALVAVPYRRQKGGTKGHSGTLATAFSFGKPVVASTAGEFSKLVGESGCGEVVPPENPEALAGVIADLLENPEKRARMSEQSTKQAERLSWNTIAERYLDLYEDVLDEH; this is encoded by the coding sequence ATGAAAATCGCATATATACTCTCGCAAAACAGCGGTGGGCTTCCCCATTATGCCGCTCAACTCTCGAATGCGGTCGCCAAACACGCCGACGTAACGGTACTCAAAGCCGAAGAGACGACCGCTGATGACGTCTTCACCGAGGACGTTCGGGTTCTCAATACGTTCAAGTCAATGAACATCTCGTTGCCGGAATTGCGCAAGTTCAACTTCGATATCCGACGCAATCTGAAGGCACTTGCGTCCTATAAGAACCTGCGGCTGATCGAAACGATCGATCCCGACATCGTTCACGATCCAACGGGCCTGTTTCCCCAAGTGAAATTCTACGCGAACCGCTACCGACTCGACGAGAAATACCCCTTCATAGTGACACATCACGAGATATCGGTCGAGCGAGTCCCCCTCTCGCGCCCGCCGGACGCCCTCGAAGGGATCGTCGATGCGTTGATCTCCGATCTCGACATTCGGCATTCGATCGTCCACACCGAGAACCAGCGGACGGTCCTTCGAAACCGCATCCCGGACTCGGAGGCGGTATCGGTTATTCCGCATGGAGTCAACGATATGTTCGGTGATTACGACTACGAGGAGTTGCCCGAGGAGGACCACACCGTGCTCTTTTTCGGACACATCATCCCTGCGAAGGGGATCGATACGCTGGTGAAAGCGATTCCGCTCGTCCGCAAGCAGGTGCCCGACGTCACCCTCGTCATCGCCGGCAACGGGCGGCTGGGTAAACGCTCGCGTGAGATCATCGACCGGCATCCCGAGAACTTCGAGGTTCACGACCACTTCATCCCGAACGATCGGGTCGGGGAGTTCTTCTCGCGGGCCGCACTCGTCGCCGTCCCCTACAGACGACAGAAGGGCGGAACGAAGGGACACAGCGGTACGCTCGCGACCGCGTTCTCCTTCGGCAAGCCCGTCGTCGCATCGACCGCAGGGGAGTTCTCGAAACTGGTGGGCGAATCAGGCTGTGGCGAGGTCGTTCCGCCGGAGAACCCGGAGGCGCTTGCCGGAGTGATCGCGGACCTGCTCGAAAATCCCGAGAAACGGGCCCGAATGAGCGAGCAGAGTACGAAACAGGCCGAACGCCTCTCGTGGAATACGATCGCCGAACGGTATCTCGATCTCTACGAGGACGTCCTCGACGAGCACTGA
- a CDS encoding MFS transporter — protein MDRLASLRREASGLWAGGRGKLLIVIALGWGLLNGTRMIFPVLLPSLSADFDLTLTTAGFLVTLIWLGYAIGQVPGGVLADRRGERAVMTASVGIATTGLLLVVLAPTAVALFAATGLFGLGLSLYPVARITALSELYPKRIGRALGITMAAGDTGQTVLPPVAGAIAGVLTWQVGLGLVIPVLVAVGVTIWLTLPAAADGATEENGGFSIAGARSVLAELRDPTLLFMAVILFLYIGILQTFSAFYPTYLIQEKGLSPAVSSTLFGLFFAVGIVAKPAAGTAYDRIGIRRSLPVVLAGAIVGFSLLPVVESIASLVVVTVLVSTMLGSGAITQSYLSDTIPEEIQGTGLGAVRSFASMMGAMGPVLFGAVAQRGYFDEGYAVLAGLVALITLLTLRLPHEE, from the coding sequence ATGGATCGACTGGCATCCCTCCGGCGGGAGGCAAGCGGGCTCTGGGCGGGCGGCAGGGGCAAGCTGCTGATCGTAATCGCGCTCGGGTGGGGACTGCTCAACGGCACGCGGATGATCTTCCCGGTGTTGCTCCCGTCGCTCAGCGCGGACTTCGACCTGACGCTCACCACCGCCGGCTTTCTGGTGACGCTCATCTGGCTCGGCTACGCGATCGGCCAGGTTCCCGGGGGCGTGTTGGCCGACCGGCGCGGCGAGCGGGCGGTGATGACCGCGAGCGTGGGAATCGCCACGACCGGCCTGCTCCTGGTCGTCCTCGCCCCCACGGCGGTCGCGCTGTTCGCCGCGACCGGGCTGTTCGGGCTGGGGCTGTCGCTGTACCCCGTCGCCCGGATCACCGCCCTCTCGGAGCTGTATCCAAAGCGGATCGGGCGGGCACTGGGCATCACGATGGCGGCGGGCGACACCGGCCAGACGGTCCTCCCGCCGGTCGCCGGCGCGATCGCGGGCGTGCTGACTTGGCAGGTCGGCCTCGGGTTGGTCATTCCCGTTCTGGTGGCGGTCGGCGTTACCATCTGGCTGACCCTGCCGGCGGCCGCGGACGGCGCGACCGAGGAAAACGGCGGGTTCTCGATCGCCGGCGCGCGGAGCGTGCTCGCGGAGCTTCGCGACCCAACACTGCTGTTCATGGCCGTGATCCTCTTTCTCTATATCGGGATCCTCCAGACGTTCTCGGCGTTCTATCCCACCTATTTGATCCAGGAGAAGGGGCTCTCTCCGGCGGTTTCGAGCACGCTGTTCGGTCTGTTTTTCGCGGTCGGGATCGTCGCCAAACCCGCGGCCGGCACGGCCTACGATCGGATCGGGATCCGCCGCTCGCTGCCGGTCGTCCTCGCCGGGGCGATCGTCGGGTTCTCGCTGCTGCCGGTCGTCGAGAGCATCGCTTCGCTGGTCGTCGTCACCGTACTCGTCAGTACGATGCTCGGCTCGGGGGCGATCACCCAGTCGTACCTCTCGGATACGATCCCCGAGGAGATCCAGGGCACCGGACTCGGCGCGGTTCGGTCGTTCGCCTCGATGATGGGGGCGATGGGGCCGGTGCTGTTCGGCGCCGTGGCCCAGCGAGGATACTTCGACGAGGGTTACGCCGTCCTCGCGGGGCTCGTTGCCCTCATCACGCTGCTCACGCTTCGCCTGCCCCACGAGGAGTGA
- a CDS encoding lipid II:glycine glycyltransferase FemX gives MKVVRVTDTDRWETFVEGNGGPVFDSWAWGKLCESCGHRTYFLGVEENGELLACLPLVYMRSRLFGDQLVSMPYSAYGSVVSARDTPEDAIHLLLEPVRDLADELGVEFVSLRGRDLGDPPGFEKENRFVTFEIPLTDGAEAVWDSLDGSNRTHIRKARKNGVEYRRATSKTDLRRYYDLYLENMRDFGSPPHSFSFFVRLWDALGEHMVVELALMDGHLINGQIRFLYGDRCFDWGGITDYEYRDLQGGSFLLWNGIEHACEAGYDTYTLGRTREETGVYNFKKSWGGTKIRFDDYHYFPDESTTLPDPDDEKYDRLKDVWERLPLKVTELIGPPIRRNISL, from the coding sequence ATGAAGGTCGTTAGAGTGACAGATACGGATCGATGGGAAACGTTCGTGGAAGGAAACGGCGGACCGGTGTTCGACAGTTGGGCGTGGGGAAAACTGTGTGAGTCCTGTGGTCACCGGACCTACTTCCTCGGGGTCGAAGAGAACGGGGAGTTGCTCGCCTGTCTTCCCCTCGTCTACATGAGGAGTCGATTGTTCGGTGATCAACTCGTTTCGATGCCATACAGTGCGTATGGATCGGTCGTGAGCGCTCGGGACACACCCGAAGACGCCATTCACCTCCTGCTCGAACCGGTTCGTGACCTCGCCGACGAACTCGGTGTCGAGTTCGTCAGCCTTCGGGGGCGGGACCTCGGCGATCCGCCCGGCTTCGAGAAGGAAAACCGGTTCGTCACGTTCGAGATTCCGTTGACGGACGGCGCGGAGGCGGTGTGGGACTCGCTCGACGGCTCGAACCGTACCCATATCCGGAAGGCTCGAAAGAACGGAGTCGAGTATCGGCGGGCGACCTCGAAGACGGATCTACGGCGGTACTACGACCTCTATCTGGAGAACATGCGAGATTTCGGTAGTCCCCCCCATTCGTTCTCGTTTTTCGTCCGTCTCTGGGACGCTCTCGGCGAGCACATGGTGGTCGAACTCGCACTCATGGACGGTCACCTAATCAACGGTCAGATCCGCTTCCTGTACGGGGACCGCTGTTTCGACTGGGGTGGGATCACCGATTACGAGTACCGTGACCTGCAAGGCGGGAGTTTCCTGCTGTGGAACGGTATCGAGCACGCCTGCGAGGCGGGCTACGATACGTACACGCTCGGGCGAACTCGCGAGGAGACCGGCGTCTATAACTTCAAGAAGAGCTGGGGCGGTACAAAGATCCGGTTCGATGACTACCACTACTTTCCGGACGAATCGACGACGCTTCCGGATCCTGACGACGAGAAGTACGACCGCCTCAAGGACGTCTGGGAGCGCCTCCCGTTGAAGGTCACGGAGCTGATCGGCCCACCGATCCGGCGCAACATCAGTCTTTGA
- a CDS encoding glycoside hydrolase family 26 protein — MWSSRRRALRTMGIVASSGLAGCQGFGRDHRMLVGVFPGEGDPQEQIRSLGRHEEWLSMRPPVVTLFTGTDLTERWTRERIERAMTAVWERGQIPLLTWEPFVSDGPEGPLERRIHEGRYDGLLGEWTDLLESWVFSGDQRRRFYFRPAHEMNGDWYPWATVHPDATPEDYVRMWRTLHDRLGETALKPTHVQWIWSPNWEDVGGHAAEEYYPGDEYVDWLGVDGYNWGASQEWSTWRSAREVFEPMIDRLRALAGNDAPLSIPEYGSSSAVEGGFDPERKDEWIAETFDFFADADVRMANWFDFDKETDWAVFDGVRGTATVRIDGEDRPTYDGYRNAVTESIDTTEPEDPRVLTDDQFAGRR; from the coding sequence ATGTGGAGTTCCCGGCGGCGCGCGCTTCGGACGATGGGGATCGTCGCAAGCAGCGGCCTCGCCGGCTGTCAGGGGTTCGGGCGGGATCACAGGATGCTCGTCGGCGTCTTCCCCGGCGAAGGGGACCCCCAAGAGCAGATCCGCTCGCTCGGCCGTCACGAGGAGTGGCTCTCGATGCGGCCCCCAGTCGTGACGCTGTTTACCGGGACGGACCTCACTGAGCGATGGACCCGCGAGCGGATCGAGCGGGCGATGACCGCCGTCTGGGAACGTGGACAGATCCCCCTGCTCACGTGGGAGCCGTTCGTGTCGGACGGCCCAGAGGGTCCCCTCGAACGGCGAATCCACGAGGGACGCTACGACGGCCTGCTCGGAGAGTGGACGGACCTGCTCGAGTCGTGGGTCTTTTCCGGCGACCAGCGGCGGCGCTTTTACTTCCGACCAGCCCACGAGATGAACGGCGACTGGTATCCGTGGGCGACCGTCCACCCCGACGCCACTCCGGAAGACTACGTGCGGATGTGGCGGACGCTCCACGATCGGCTGGGCGAGACGGCCCTGAAGCCGACGCACGTTCAGTGGATCTGGTCGCCCAACTGGGAGGACGTCGGCGGCCACGCCGCCGAGGAGTACTACCCCGGCGACGAGTACGTCGACTGGCTCGGCGTCGACGGCTACAACTGGGGGGCCAGCCAGGAGTGGTCCACGTGGCGATCAGCCCGGGAGGTCTTCGAGCCGATGATCGACCGGTTGCGGGCGCTCGCCGGCAACGACGCCCCGCTTTCGATCCCCGAATACGGGAGTTCCTCGGCGGTCGAAGGCGGGTTCGACCCCGAGCGAAAGGACGAGTGGATCGCCGAGACGTTCGACTTCTTCGCCGACGCGGACGTCCGGATGGCGAACTGGTTCGACTTCGACAAGGAGACGGACTGGGCGGTGTTCGACGGCGTGCGCGGGACGGCGACCGTACGGATCGACGGCGAGGACCGGCCGACGTACGACGGCTACCGGAACGCAGTCACGGAGTCGATCGACACGACCGAGCCCGAGGACCCGCGGGTGCTCACCGACGACCAGTTCGCGGGTCGGCGGTAG
- a CDS encoding helix-turn-helix domain-containing protein, with product MATIAEIRIPADEFALSYTLDTLDEVNFEIERIVAHDPEHIMPYVWSTGADPDTLEATLEDDPSIDTVEQIADLGEEALYQMEWIDSIETLIHILIEEEGTILASEGRQDGWFIRILFPDRDALSRTYDFCEENDLSIDIQRIYNVDRGKQGRFGLTDEQENTIAAAYEYGYYDVPRNVSLSDFASELDISHQALSERLRRGHKTLVENTVIVGRGGEEG from the coding sequence ATGGCTACTATCGCCGAAATTCGTATCCCGGCAGACGAATTCGCACTGAGTTATACGCTCGATACGCTCGACGAGGTCAACTTCGAGATCGAGCGGATCGTTGCCCACGATCCCGAGCACATCATGCCGTACGTCTGGTCGACGGGCGCGGATCCCGACACGCTCGAAGCGACGCTGGAGGACGATCCCAGCATCGACACGGTCGAGCAGATCGCCGACCTGGGCGAAGAAGCGCTCTACCAGATGGAGTGGATCGACTCCATCGAGACGCTGATCCACATCCTCATCGAGGAGGAGGGGACGATCCTCGCGTCCGAGGGACGACAGGACGGCTGGTTCATACGGATCCTCTTTCCCGACCGGGATGCCCTCTCGCGGACCTACGATTTCTGCGAGGAGAACGACCTCTCGATCGACATCCAGCGGATCTACAACGTCGACCGGGGCAAGCAGGGCCGGTTCGGGCTGACCGACGAGCAGGAGAACACGATCGCGGCGGCCTACGAGTACGGCTACTACGACGTCCCGCGGAACGTCTCGCTGTCGGACTTCGCGAGCGAACTCGACATCTCACATCAGGCACTCTCCGAACGGCTGCGTCGCGGGCATAAGACCCTGGTCGAGAACACAGTCATCGTCGGCCGGGGCGGCGAGGAGGGATGA